The following are from one region of the Nicotiana tabacum cultivar K326 chromosome 3, ASM71507v2, whole genome shotgun sequence genome:
- the LOC107798146 gene encoding LOB domain-containing protein 37-like, translated as MSCNGCRVLRKGCSENCILRPCLQWIETAEAQGHATVFVAKFFGRAGLMSFISAVPENQRPSLFQSLLYEAAGRTVNPVNGAVGLLWTGNWHVCQAAVETVLRGGALRRIPDFLSASLDIDEASECTDVFKVEHPSQNNMQPKMHKRRRFPEEASKVLQLADLDLSLTPGFKSQKVFSHPLPENRRPGTPSMNSEESGTTTCFESGTVIGNHQGNEPKLLSLFN; from the exons ATGAGTTGCAATGGTTGTCGAGTCCTTCGAAAAGGATGCAGTGAGAACTGTATTCTTCGGCCATGTTTGCAATGGATCGAAACCGCTGAAGCCCAAGGCCACGCCACCGTCTTTGTCGCTAAGTTTTTTGGCCGTGCTGGACTCATGTCCTTCATTTCCGCTGTCCCTGAAAACCAACGACCTT CTTTATTTCAGTCGTTGTTATACGAAGCTGCTGGGAGAACAGTGAACCCAGTGAACGGAGCCGTAGGGTTATTATGGACAGGCAATTGGCACGTTTGTCAAGCGGCGGTGGAAACAGTCCTCCGCGGCGGCGCGTTGCGCCGGATCCCCGATTTTCTCAGTGCTTCACTAGATATTGATGAGGCGTCTGAATGCACCGATGTATTTAAGGTCGAACATCCTAGTCAAAACAATATGCAACCGAAGATGCACAAACGACGCCGTTTCCCGGAGGAAGCTTCAAAAGTGTTACAGTTGGCGGATCTTGATCTCAGTTTAACACCAGGTTTTAAGAGTCAGAAGGTTTTTAGCCACCCTTTGCCGGAGAACCGGCGACCGGGAACGCCGTCGATGAATTCAGAGGAATCTGGAACCACTACGTGTTTTGAAAGTGGTACTGTTATTGGAAATCATCAAGGAAATGAACCGAAATTACTCAGCTTGTTCAATTAG